In one window of Agrobacterium larrymoorei DNA:
- a CDS encoding DUF2026 family protein produces the protein MLIKQSDYHRIYRVINSLLTNENADPATASMYFSTFGAFILEHHYKVKAKPKGGLAAYNLGGTLLLFADHREDGHVTGAGENFHCWVEADGWVIDFMVPAFPQAARELSVPPKMFQRPLSSMAPSINELSQSGDFFYRHEPDAMAKRFADWRKHGMIGDLASIAAGWFRKSPKHMQTEISVSDSNGKSRTIPLSGNSLTGVW, from the coding sequence ATGCTGATCAAGCAGAGCGACTATCACCGCATCTATCGCGTCATCAACAGTCTGCTTACCAACGAGAACGCAGACCCTGCCACGGCGTCGATGTATTTCAGCACCTTCGGCGCCTTCATTCTGGAGCATCACTACAAGGTCAAGGCAAAGCCAAAGGGTGGGCTGGCGGCTTATAATCTGGGCGGCACGCTGCTGCTGTTTGCCGATCATCGAGAGGATGGTCACGTCACAGGTGCGGGCGAAAACTTCCACTGCTGGGTGGAAGCAGATGGCTGGGTGATCGATTTCATGGTGCCCGCCTTCCCGCAGGCCGCCCGCGAATTATCCGTGCCGCCGAAAATGTTCCAGCGCCCGCTCTCGTCCATGGCTCCGTCCATCAACGAACTCTCGCAATCGGGCGATTTCTTCTACAGGCACGAGCCCGACGCCATGGCCAAGCGCTTCGCAGACTGGCGCAAACACGGCATGATCGGAGACCTCGCCTCCATCGCCGCAGGCTGGTTCCGCAAATCGCCCAAACACATGCAAACCGAAATCTCCGTCAGCGACAGCAACGGCAAAAGCCGCACGATCCCTCTTTCAGGAAATTCGCTGACCGGCGTCTGGTGA
- a CDS encoding bifunctional monoglucosyl/glucuronosyl diacylglycerol synthase has product MTRITIVTDAWHPQVNGVVRSIENTNAELERMGVEVCMVTPQSFHSIPCPTYPEIRLSVAGYRRVSKEIEKSQPSYVHIATEGPLGFMARRWCIKHGMRFSTSYHTRFPEYVAARFPIPESWLYAFVRWFHNGGSACMVATPSLETELESRGVKNLKRWSRGIDAKLFRPRVKEDNPFGLPRPIFMTIGRVSIEKNLPEFLDLDLPGSKVVVGDGPARAELQEKYPNVMFTGVKTGEDLADAYAQADVFVFPSKTDTFGNTILEALASGVPVAAFPVTGPVDILGAHPRAGSLSHDLRTACLNALDCSPEAALSVSRSYTWEKASRQFLENVTSAATSGLPGFCAASAI; this is encoded by the coding sequence ATGACCAGAATTACCATCGTTACGGATGCCTGGCATCCTCAGGTCAACGGCGTCGTGCGCTCCATAGAAAACACCAATGCAGAGCTGGAGCGCATGGGCGTCGAGGTCTGCATGGTCACGCCGCAGAGCTTTCATTCCATCCCCTGCCCGACCTATCCGGAGATACGCCTGTCCGTTGCCGGTTACCGGAGGGTTTCGAAGGAAATCGAGAAAAGCCAGCCTTCCTATGTTCACATCGCAACCGAAGGGCCGCTGGGCTTCATGGCGCGGCGGTGGTGCATCAAGCACGGCATGCGCTTTTCCACCAGCTACCACACGCGCTTTCCCGAATATGTGGCGGCCCGGTTCCCAATCCCCGAAAGCTGGCTTTACGCCTTTGTGCGCTGGTTTCACAATGGCGGCAGCGCCTGCATGGTGGCGACGCCAAGCCTCGAGACCGAGCTGGAATCCAGGGGCGTGAAGAACCTGAAACGCTGGAGCCGCGGCATCGACGCCAAGCTTTTTCGCCCACGCGTGAAGGAGGACAATCCCTTTGGATTGCCACGCCCGATTTTCATGACCATCGGCCGGGTCTCTATCGAGAAGAACCTGCCGGAATTTCTCGATCTCGACCTGCCCGGTTCCAAGGTGGTCGTCGGCGACGGCCCTGCCCGCGCCGAGCTTCAGGAAAAATACCCGAACGTGATGTTTACCGGGGTCAAGACAGGCGAGGATCTGGCGGACGCTTACGCGCAGGCGGACGTCTTCGTCTTTCCCTCAAAGACGGATACTTTCGGCAACACCATTCTGGAAGCATTGGCAAGCGGCGTGCCGGTAGCGGCCTTCCCCGTAACCGGCCCGGTCGATATTCTCGGCGCCCACCCAAGGGCCGGATCGCTGAGCCACGACCTGCGCACCGCCTGCCTCAACGCGCTGGACTGCTCGCCGGAAGCCGCCCTCTCCGTTTCGCGAAGCTACACCTGGGAAAAGGCCTCCCGCCAGTTCCTGGAAAACGTGACATCCGCCGCAACCAGCGGCCTGCCCGGCTTCTGCGCGGCCTCAGCAATTTAG
- a CDS encoding alpha-glucosidase — protein sequence MPHTTAPANKAAQHADWWRGAVLYQVYPRSFQDTTGDGFGDLAGVTQHLPYIAALGVDGIWLSPFFTSPMADMGYDVSDYCNVDPMFGTLEDFDRLIAEAHRLGLKVIIDQVISHTSDQHPWFKDSRASRSNPKADWYVWANPKPDGTAPTNWLSVFGGPAWEWDGVRKQYYMHNFLTSQPDLNFHNPEVQDALLDTVKFWLDRGVDGFRLDTVNYYFHDKLLRDNPPHEPDSDSAGLDAPDVNPYGMQSHLYDKTQIENLAFLKRFRALLDQYEGRMTVGEVGDGARSLKTVAAYTADNDKLNMCYTFDLLGPDFTASHIRSAVQGFQTSVTDGWVCWAFSNHDVIRHLTRFTESVEEQTRVAKLAACVLATLRGSICLYQGEELALTEAELAFEDLRDPYGIRFWPAFKGRDGCRTPMVWETGNPHAGFTTAEKPWLPVPYAHAMLAADGQERKPDSVLNHYKGMLSFRKSHAALRDGEMDFLETNQDLLVFTRSKGKETLLFVFNLTRQPLDFRLPPELNVTEILPLPGFEPTFNIDTVKLDALDAFCARVER from the coding sequence ATGCCACACACCACTGCCCCCGCCAACAAAGCCGCGCAACATGCAGACTGGTGGAGGGGAGCGGTTCTGTACCAGGTCTATCCGCGCTCGTTTCAGGATACGACGGGAGATGGTTTCGGCGATCTTGCGGGCGTAACCCAGCACTTGCCCTATATTGCCGCGCTCGGTGTCGATGGCATCTGGCTTTCGCCCTTCTTCACCTCGCCCATGGCGGATATGGGTTACGATGTTTCCGATTACTGCAATGTCGATCCGATGTTCGGCACGCTCGAGGATTTCGATAGGCTGATTGCGGAAGCGCATCGGCTGGGCCTGAAGGTCATCATCGACCAGGTGATTTCGCACACGTCCGATCAGCATCCATGGTTCAAGGATAGCCGCGCCAGCCGCTCCAATCCCAAGGCGGACTGGTATGTCTGGGCCAATCCCAAACCGGATGGCACAGCACCCACCAACTGGCTCTCCGTTTTCGGCGGTCCCGCCTGGGAGTGGGATGGCGTGCGCAAGCAATATTACATGCACAACTTCCTTACCTCCCAGCCGGACCTGAATTTCCATAACCCGGAGGTACAGGACGCGTTGCTGGACACGGTAAAATTCTGGCTGGATCGCGGCGTGGATGGCTTCCGTCTGGATACGGTGAACTATTACTTCCACGACAAGCTACTGCGCGATAACCCGCCGCATGAGCCCGATAGCGATAGCGCCGGTCTGGATGCCCCGGACGTGAACCCTTACGGCATGCAGAGCCATCTCTACGACAAGACGCAGATCGAAAACCTCGCCTTCCTCAAGCGCTTCCGCGCCCTGCTCGATCAGTATGAGGGCCGGATGACGGTGGGCGAAGTGGGCGATGGCGCGCGCTCGCTGAAAACCGTCGCTGCCTACACCGCGGATAATGACAAGCTCAACATGTGCTACACTTTCGATCTCCTGGGACCGGATTTTACCGCAAGCCATATTCGCAGCGCGGTGCAGGGTTTCCAGACGTCCGTGACCGATGGCTGGGTGTGCTGGGCCTTTTCCAACCACGATGTCATCCGTCACCTCACGCGCTTTACTGAGAGCGTGGAGGAGCAGACCCGTGTGGCGAAGCTTGCCGCTTGCGTACTGGCAACCCTGCGCGGCTCGATCTGCCTTTATCAGGGAGAGGAACTGGCGCTGACGGAAGCCGAGCTTGCCTTCGAGGATCTGCGCGATCCTTACGGCATCCGTTTCTGGCCCGCCTTCAAGGGCCGTGATGGATGCCGCACACCGATGGTCTGGGAAACCGGCAATCCGCATGCGGGCTTCACCACCGCCGAAAAGCCCTGGCTGCCTGTGCCTTACGCCCATGCCATGCTCGCAGCCGACGGGCAGGAGCGAAAGCCGGATTCGGTTCTGAACCATTACAAGGGCATGCTGTCCTTCCGCAAAAGCCACGCGGCCCTGCGGGATGGCGAGATGGATTTCCTCGAAACCAATCAGGATCTGCTGGTCTTCACGCGCAGCAAGGGTAAGGAAACCCTGCTCTTCGTCTTCAACCTCACCCGCCAACCCCTCGACTTCCGCCTGCCGCCGGAACTGAACGTCACCGAGATTTTGCCGCTGCCCGGCTTCGAGCCGACGTTCAATATCGATACGGTCAAGCTCGATGCGCTCGATGCGTTCTGCGCGAGGGTCGAAAGATAG
- a CDS encoding DUF3095 domain-containing protein: protein MQSTDEEFLSGLPVFAHFEDVAEPMLYRALPEGWALALADIVDSTKAIESGHYKSVNMAGAGVISGVLNALQRHDLPFVFGGDGAAIAVPPLLVEAAREELTKIRRWVRDDLDLTLRAAIVPVSEIRQNGFDVRVARFQASEDVSYAMFSGGGNNWADMQMKSGHYLIDEAGPGARPDLTGLSCRWNPIETRYGSVVSIIATPRPGGDMAAFRLLVADIVTLANEDGRNGHPVPVDGPPLGFIKEGLVLEARALSGYRDRLSQFRKAGWVLMQTVLITVLYRLRKTVGRFDPIQYKRSVASNTDFRKFDDGLKMTVDVDADRLARIRARLEGAARDGVCYYGLHEQDAALMTCIVPSPMSRDHMHFVDGAAGGYARAAAMLKGQVGSA, encoded by the coding sequence ATGCAATCGACCGATGAAGAATTCCTCTCAGGCCTTCCCGTTTTCGCACATTTCGAAGACGTGGCCGAGCCCATGCTCTACCGCGCCCTGCCGGAAGGCTGGGCGCTTGCGCTTGCCGATATCGTCGATTCGACCAAGGCCATCGAAAGCGGTCACTACAAGTCGGTGAACATGGCGGGCGCGGGTGTCATCTCCGGGGTTCTGAACGCGCTCCAGCGTCATGATCTGCCTTTCGTTTTCGGTGGAGATGGCGCGGCGATTGCCGTGCCGCCGTTATTGGTGGAGGCGGCGCGTGAGGAGTTGACCAAAATTCGCCGCTGGGTGCGCGACGATCTGGATTTGACGCTTCGCGCCGCCATCGTGCCCGTGTCGGAGATCAGGCAGAACGGCTTCGATGTGCGCGTGGCCCGCTTTCAGGCCAGTGAAGACGTGTCCTATGCCATGTTTTCTGGCGGCGGAAACAACTGGGCCGATATGCAGATGAAAAGCGGGCATTATCTGATCGATGAGGCAGGGCCGGGTGCGCGGCCCGATCTGACTGGGCTATCCTGCCGGTGGAACCCAATCGAGACGCGATATGGCAGCGTCGTGTCGATCATCGCCACGCCAAGGCCCGGCGGAGACATGGCGGCCTTCCGGCTGCTCGTTGCCGATATCGTGACGCTTGCCAATGAGGATGGGCGCAACGGACATCCGGTGCCGGTGGATGGCCCGCCGCTCGGTTTCATCAAGGAAGGTCTGGTGCTGGAGGCGAGGGCGCTTTCCGGTTACCGGGATCGCCTGTCCCAATTTCGCAAGGCGGGTTGGGTGCTGATGCAGACCGTGCTGATCACCGTTCTCTACCGGCTTCGCAAGACGGTGGGGCGGTTCGATCCGATCCAGTACAAGCGTTCCGTCGCCAGTAACACGGATTTTCGCAAATTCGATGATGGTCTCAAGATGACGGTGGATGTGGATGCGGACCGGCTGGCACGGATCAGGGCTCGGCTGGAGGGCGCCGCACGCGATGGCGTCTGTTATTACGGCCTGCATGAGCAGGACGCGGCCCTGATGACCTGCATCGTGCCGTCACCCATGTCTCGCGACCACATGCATTTTGTCGATGGCGCGGCGGGCGGTTATGCGCGCGCAGCCGCCATGCTCAAGGGGCAGGTCGGAAGCGCCTGA
- a CDS encoding ArsR/SmtB family transcription factor: MTTPTLSEQSNAAAGLLSAMANPKRLMILCSLVEGEVPVGVLATQVGLSQSALSQHLSKLRAQRLVKTRRDAQTIYYSSTSESVKKILATLESIYCTKESSKTAA; this comes from the coding sequence ATGACCACACCAACTTTATCCGAACAGTCCAACGCCGCTGCAGGCCTTCTGTCTGCCATGGCGAACCCAAAGCGGCTCATGATCCTTTGCAGCCTTGTCGAGGGTGAGGTTCCTGTTGGTGTTCTGGCAACGCAGGTCGGCCTCAGCCAATCGGCTCTGTCGCAGCACCTTTCCAAGCTTCGTGCACAGCGTCTGGTCAAGACCCGTCGCGACGCGCAGACGATCTACTATTCCAGCACATCCGAATCCGTGAAAAAGATTCTGGCAACGCTGGAAAGCATCTACTGCACCAAGGAAAGCAGCAAGACCGCTGCATAA
- the ade gene encoding adenine deaminase translates to MTSELERRIDQGTGREKADIVLKGGRFFDLVTGELVASDIAICGDTIVGTGERYHGVEEIDITGRIVVPGFIDTHLHIESSLVTPHEFDRCVLPYGVTTVICDPHEIANVLGAEGIEFFLDSALETIMDIRVQLSSCVPATHLETAGADLPIEKLLPFRDHPKVIGLAEFMNFPGVIHKDPICMAKLEAFQGQHIDGHAPLLSGTGLNGYLSAGIRTEHECTTAKEALEKIRKGMHILVREGSVSKDLHALMPIITERLSPYLALCTDDRNPLDIAEQGHLDYMIRTAIASGVEPLAIYRAASISAAKAFGLRDRGLVAPGWRADLVVIDTLQSCKASMVFSAGRRVTKDLFETRKPVSPVGLDSVKARPVLASHFGVPVSEGETPVMGVLPGKIITEHRRFKLPSDGNQTTVDLANDIIKVAVIERHGKNGNHANGFVQGFGLKKGAIASTVGHDSHNICVVGVNEDDMALAANRLGEIKGGFVVVEDGKVTGEIALPVAGLMSLEPYETVRDTLHTLRQAAYALGTTLEEPFLQVAFLPLPVIPHLKISDRGMVDVDLFKLITV, encoded by the coding sequence GTGACATCAGAACTCGAACGCAGGATCGACCAGGGAACGGGCCGCGAGAAGGCGGATATCGTTTTGAAAGGCGGGCGCTTTTTCGATCTGGTGACGGGTGAACTGGTCGCCTCGGACATTGCGATCTGCGGCGATACGATTGTCGGAACGGGCGAGAGGTATCATGGCGTCGAGGAAATCGACATTACCGGCAGGATTGTCGTGCCGGGCTTCATCGATACGCATCTGCACATCGAATCCTCGCTGGTAACGCCGCATGAATTCGACCGCTGCGTTCTGCCCTATGGCGTGACGACAGTGATCTGCGATCCGCACGAAATCGCCAATGTGCTGGGAGCGGAAGGCATAGAGTTCTTCCTCGATTCCGCGCTCGAAACCATCATGGATATTCGCGTGCAGCTTTCCTCCTGCGTTCCGGCCACACATCTGGAGACGGCGGGGGCCGATCTGCCGATTGAAAAGCTTCTGCCGTTTCGCGACCACCCCAAGGTCATCGGCCTTGCGGAATTCATGAATTTTCCGGGCGTGATCCATAAAGACCCGATCTGCATGGCAAAGCTCGAAGCATTTCAGGGCCAGCATATAGATGGCCACGCGCCGCTGCTTTCCGGCACCGGATTGAACGGCTATCTTTCGGCTGGCATCCGCACCGAGCATGAATGCACCACGGCGAAGGAAGCGCTCGAGAAGATTCGCAAGGGCATGCATATTCTGGTGCGTGAGGGCTCCGTTTCCAAGGATCTTCATGCCTTGATGCCGATCATCACCGAGCGGCTTTCGCCCTATCTCGCGCTCTGCACCGATGACCGGAACCCGCTGGATATCGCCGAGCAGGGCCATCTGGACTACATGATCCGCACGGCAATCGCGAGCGGCGTCGAGCCTCTGGCGATCTACCGCGCGGCTTCCATTTCAGCAGCCAAAGCCTTCGGCCTGAGAGACCGCGGACTGGTCGCGCCCGGCTGGCGTGCCGATCTGGTGGTGATCGATACGTTGCAGAGCTGTAAGGCAAGCATGGTGTTTTCGGCAGGCAGGCGCGTGACGAAGGACCTGTTCGAGACCCGTAAACCGGTTTCGCCGGTGGGCCTCGATAGCGTGAAGGCGAGACCCGTTCTCGCCTCCCATTTCGGCGTGCCTGTGAGCGAGGGCGAGACGCCGGTCATGGGTGTTCTGCCGGGCAAGATCATCACCGAACATCGCCGCTTCAAGCTGCCGAGCGACGGCAACCAGACGACCGTGGACCTTGCCAATGACATCATCAAGGTGGCCGTGATCGAACGCCACGGCAAGAACGGCAACCATGCCAATGGTTTCGTTCAGGGTTTTGGCCTGAAGAAAGGCGCCATCGCTTCGACCGTGGGCCACGACAGCCACAATATCTGCGTGGTGGGCGTGAACGAGGATGACATGGCGCTGGCGGCTAACCGCCTTGGCGAAATCAAGGGCGGCTTCGTCGTGGTGGAAGACGGTAAGGTGACCGGCGAGATTGCGCTGCCTGTGGCAGGGCTGATGAGCCTTGAGCCTTACGAGACGGTGCGCGACACGCTCCACACGCTGCGCCAGGCGGCTTATGCGCTGGGCACGACGCTGGAAGAGCCGTTCCTGCAGGTGGCATTCCTGCCCCTCCCCGTCATTCCGCATCTGAAGATTTCCGACAGGGGCATGGTCGATGTTGATTTGTTCAAGCTGATCACAGTCTGA
- a CDS encoding HD-GYP domain-containing protein, with translation MVVTRIDKHQLKIGMFVEAMEGAWQDNPTLGRRFTIKDGQQLAIIQGSKVSGVFINTALGNCNIGTGAPIPCKSIKTATRQDKMQMAGKISGQADEAKTLIQSVFEGRDLTVEAFTPLAADIGRTMEENPSLFIGMSRLRSCDTATFVHSLAVAALLMHFARSMEMDDATLQLLCMAALLHDLGKLAIPKQILHKQGPLTPEERALVEQHPEIGYRQLQEHPATPQLVLDICRSHHERLDGKGYPERLSAADIGTEVRMCTICDVFDALTSARSYKKGWSSQQALSWMMAREDQFDKALLWRFVLSLDPEMTKGII, from the coding sequence GTGGTCGTAACTCGCATCGATAAGCATCAACTCAAGATCGGCATGTTTGTCGAGGCGATGGAAGGGGCATGGCAGGATAATCCAACTTTAGGCCGCCGCTTTACGATCAAGGACGGGCAGCAGCTTGCTATTATTCAAGGCAGCAAGGTGAGCGGCGTCTTCATCAATACCGCGCTTGGAAACTGCAACATCGGAACTGGCGCGCCCATCCCATGCAAGAGCATCAAGACCGCCACCCGGCAGGACAAGATGCAGATGGCCGGGAAGATCAGCGGTCAGGCGGATGAAGCGAAGACCCTGATACAGAGTGTTTTCGAAGGCCGCGATCTAACCGTGGAGGCGTTTACGCCGCTTGCGGCAGATATTGGCCGCACTATGGAGGAAAACCCGTCCCTCTTCATCGGCATGTCACGCCTGCGCTCCTGCGATACCGCGACATTCGTGCATTCGCTGGCAGTCGCCGCGCTGCTGATGCATTTCGCCCGTTCGATGGAGATGGATGATGCCACGCTTCAATTGCTCTGCATGGCCGCACTGCTGCATGATCTGGGCAAGCTGGCCATCCCGAAGCAAATCCTGCACAAGCAGGGACCGCTGACACCCGAAGAACGGGCACTGGTCGAGCAGCATCCCGAAATCGGCTATCGTCAATTGCAGGAACACCCCGCAACGCCGCAACTGGTTCTGGATATCTGCCGCTCCCACCACGAGCGGCTGGACGGCAAGGGATACCCCGAAAGGCTCTCGGCCGCCGATATCGGCACCGAAGTTCGCATGTGCACCATCTGCGATGTCTTCGACGCACTGACCTCCGCCCGCTCCTACAAGAAAGGCTGGTCCTCCCAGCAGGCTCTCAGCTGGATGATGGCGCGCGAAGACCAGTTCGACAAAGCCCTCCTCTGGCGCTTCGTCCTCAGCCTCGATCCCGAGATGACCAAGGGCATTATCTGA
- a CDS encoding ABC transporter substrate-binding protein: protein MKTKILSGLALAASVAFATSAHADITIGLIAPLTGPVAAYGDQVKNGAQTAVDVINKNGGILGEKVVLKLADDGGEPKQGVSAANQLVADGIKFVVGPVTSGVAIPASDVFAENGILMVTPTATAPDLTNRGLNNVLRTCGRDDQQAEVAAKFVLAQLKDRKIAIIHDKGAYGKGLADSFKKTLNEGGVTEVFYDALTPGEKDLSALTTRLKAQGADVVYFGGYHPEAGLLVRQLADIGAKATVIGGDGLSNSEFTNIGGNAATGTIFTNAADATKSADSKGAAEALKAANIPAEAFTLNAYAAVEVLKAGIEKAGSADDSEAVAKALKAGEPIKTAIGSLTYGEAGDLTSQAFELYKWENGKIVAE from the coding sequence ATGAAAACCAAGATTCTATCCGGCCTGGCGCTTGCCGCTTCCGTGGCCTTTGCAACGTCTGCGCATGCCGATATCACCATCGGCCTCATCGCGCCGCTGACCGGCCCGGTTGCCGCTTATGGCGATCAGGTGAAGAACGGCGCCCAGACGGCTGTCGACGTGATCAACAAGAATGGCGGCATCCTCGGCGAGAAGGTCGTTCTGAAGCTGGCCGATGATGGCGGCGAGCCGAAGCAGGGCGTTTCCGCCGCCAACCAGCTGGTTGCAGACGGCATCAAATTCGTCGTTGGCCCGGTTACCTCCGGTGTTGCCATTCCGGCATCCGACGTGTTTGCCGAAAACGGCATCCTGATGGTGACGCCGACGGCAACCGCGCCGGACCTGACCAATCGCGGCCTGAACAACGTGCTGCGCACCTGCGGTCGCGATGACCAGCAGGCGGAAGTCGCTGCCAAGTTCGTTCTGGCCCAGCTGAAGGATCGCAAGATCGCGATCATTCACGACAAGGGTGCCTACGGCAAGGGTCTCGCAGATTCCTTCAAGAAGACCCTCAATGAGGGTGGCGTGACCGAAGTGTTCTACGATGCACTGACGCCCGGCGAAAAGGATCTCAGCGCGCTGACGACCCGCCTCAAGGCACAGGGCGCGGATGTCGTGTATTTCGGCGGTTACCACCCTGAAGCCGGTCTTCTCGTTCGCCAGCTTGCCGATATCGGCGCAAAGGCAACCGTGATCGGCGGCGATGGCCTGTCCAACTCCGAATTCACCAATATCGGCGGCAACGCGGCAACCGGCACGATCTTCACTAACGCGGCTGACGCGACGAAGAGCGCAGATTCCAAAGGTGCGGCAGAAGCTCTGAAGGCGGCCAACATTCCGGCTGAAGCGTTTACGCTGAACGCTTATGCGGCTGTTGAAGTGCTGAAGGCTGGCATCGAAAAGGCAGGCTCTGCGGACGATTCCGAGGCAGTTGCCAAGGCTCTGAAGGCTGGCGAACCCATCAAGACCGCCATCGGCTCTCTCACCTACGGCGAAGCCGGCGATCTGACCTCGCAGGCTTTCGAGCTTTACAAGTGGGAAAACGGCAAGATCGTTGCTGAGTAA
- the choV gene encoding choline ABC transporter ATP-binding protein, giving the protein MSDAIIFDNVDIVFGDHPAKALPLIDAGKTRSEINAETGLVLGVANATLTVKEGEILVLMGLSGSGKSTLLRAVNRLAPVVRGNVGVKTSSGYVDPYKASSKVLRDLRTHTVSMVFQQFGLLPWRNVADNVGFGLELSGMKEAERKKRVAEQLELVNLSDWATRKVGELSGGMQQRVGLARAFATGAPILLMDEPFSALDPLIRSRLQDELLEFQSRLKKTILFVSHDLDEAFRIGNRIAMMEGGRIIQCGTPQDIVKNPSNQYVADFVQNMNPISMLTASDVMRRGVGVTNGQQPVVATARPTSPLIDILDAMARQPGVIGIVDQGAVVGTITADDIVRGLTQHRNL; this is encoded by the coding sequence ATGAGTGACGCAATCATCTTCGACAATGTCGATATCGTCTTCGGCGATCACCCCGCCAAGGCGTTACCACTGATCGATGCGGGCAAGACGCGCAGCGAAATCAATGCCGAGACGGGGCTGGTGCTCGGTGTCGCCAATGCCACGCTGACGGTGAAAGAAGGCGAAATCCTCGTTCTCATGGGGCTTTCCGGCTCGGGAAAATCCACGCTGCTGCGTGCGGTCAACCGGCTTGCGCCGGTCGTTCGCGGCAATGTCGGCGTCAAGACGTCTTCCGGCTATGTCGATCCCTACAAGGCCTCTTCCAAGGTTTTGCGGGATCTTCGCACCCACACCGTTTCCATGGTGTTTCAGCAGTTCGGGCTGCTGCCCTGGCGAAACGTGGCTGATAATGTCGGTTTCGGTCTGGAGCTTTCCGGCATGAAGGAAGCCGAGCGCAAGAAGCGCGTGGCCGAGCAGCTGGAACTGGTGAACCTTTCCGACTGGGCAACTCGCAAGGTGGGCGAACTTTCCGGCGGCATGCAGCAGCGCGTGGGCCTTGCCCGCGCCTTTGCCACCGGCGCGCCCATCCTTCTGATGGACGAGCCCTTCTCGGCGCTCGACCCCCTGATCCGCAGCCGCCTTCAGGACGAGTTGCTGGAGTTCCAGAGCCGGTTGAAAAAGACGATCCTCTTCGTCAGCCACGATCTGGACGAGGCCTTCCGCATCGGCAATCGCATTGCCATGATGGAGGGCGGGCGCATCATCCAGTGCGGCACGCCGCAGGATATCGTCAAAAATCCGTCGAACCAGTATGTGGCGGATTTCGTGCAGAACATGAACCCGATTTCGATGCTGACCGCCAGCGACGTGATGCGGCGGGGCGTGGGCGTGACGAACGGCCAGCAGCCCGTTGTGGCAACCGCACGCCCTACCTCTCCCCTCATCGACATTCTAGACGCGATGGCGCGACAACCGGGTGTCATCGGTATCGTGGATCAGGGCGCAGTCGTGGGCACGATCACCGCCGACGACATCGTGCGCGGGCTGACGCAGCACCGCAATCTCTGA
- a CDS encoding sugar kinase, with protein MGGRFLSIGECMVELSQAGDGLLRKGFAGDTLNTAWYARACLPQEWSVDYFTALGDDPLSGEMLAFIQNAGIGTHNVSCITGGTPGLYLINLKDGERTFSYWRSTSAARQLAADADHLRATIEAADIVYFSGITLAILATPIAVDTFLAELRRAKAAGKQVVFDPNIRPRLWANRETMLETITNGARAATLVMPSFDDEAGNFGDADVEATIARYRALGVANVVVKDGAKGATLDFEGKRSHAPAVEAVKVVDTTSAGDSFNGAFLSRLITGSTPEEAATYAAKAAAAVIGHHGALISPDLLPKP; from the coding sequence GTGGGCGGACGGTTTCTTTCAATCGGCGAATGCATGGTGGAGCTTTCGCAGGCCGGTGATGGCTTGCTGCGCAAGGGCTTTGCCGGAGATACGCTGAACACCGCATGGTATGCTCGCGCCTGTTTGCCGCAGGAATGGTCTGTCGACTACTTTACCGCGCTGGGGGACGATCCACTTTCCGGGGAAATGCTGGCTTTCATCCAGAATGCAGGCATCGGCACGCATAATGTCTCTTGCATTACAGGCGGCACGCCGGGCCTTTACCTCATCAATCTGAAGGATGGCGAGCGAACCTTCAGCTACTGGCGCAGCACATCGGCCGCCCGCCAGCTGGCGGCGGATGCGGATCATCTCCGTGCCACCATCGAAGCCGCTGATATCGTTTATTTCTCGGGCATCACGCTGGCGATACTGGCAACGCCGATTGCGGTCGATACCTTCCTTGCGGAGCTGCGCCGCGCCAAGGCCGCCGGAAAGCAGGTAGTATTCGACCCCAATATTCGCCCGCGCCTCTGGGCCAACCGGGAAACAATGCTGGAAACCATAACCAACGGCGCACGCGCGGCAACGCTGGTAATGCCGAGTTTCGATGACGAGGCGGGCAATTTCGGTGACGCGGATGTGGAGGCGACGATTGCGCGCTACCGCGCACTGGGCGTTGCCAATGTGGTGGTAAAGGACGGCGCAAAGGGCGCGACGCTGGATTTCGAAGGCAAGCGCAGCCACGCGCCTGCCGTGGAAGCCGTGAAAGTGGTGGATACGACCAGCGCTGGCGACAGCTTCAACGGCGCATTTCTTTCCCGGCTCATTACCGGAAGCACGCCGGAAGAGGCAGCGACCTATGCCGCGAAAGCCGCAGCCGCGGTCATCGGCCACCATGGCGCGCTGATCAGCCCCGATCTGCTTCCCAAGCCTTGA